Proteins encoded together in one Variovorax paradoxus window:
- a CDS encoding helix-turn-helix domain-containing protein — MNPHTGTKPGTKPRGEQQPTLDRTTFGNRLRTARKRFGWTLAQLAERSGVSITTISRAERGQLALGYENFTALGRALEMDMNAMFAGAGIKPAQLDGPVVTRAGKGVVYRGLSIAYEFLGTTAAGKQMSPIVGTVHARRIHGPEDFVRHAGEEFAYVLSGEIEVHFDNGKVVRLARGDSLYFDSRIGHAYVSVSRQLARIVGMTTAESGHMKSAREASEPKPVRKAAAKKLRGSRKE; from the coding sequence GTGAATCCACACACGGGCACCAAGCCGGGGACCAAGCCCAGGGGCGAGCAGCAGCCCACGCTCGACCGCACCACCTTCGGCAATCGGCTGCGCACCGCACGCAAGCGTTTCGGCTGGACGCTGGCACAACTGGCCGAGCGTTCGGGCGTGTCGATCACCACCATTTCGCGCGCGGAACGCGGGCAACTCGCGCTCGGGTACGAAAACTTCACCGCGCTCGGCCGCGCGCTCGAAATGGACATGAACGCGATGTTCGCGGGTGCCGGCATCAAGCCAGCGCAACTCGATGGACCGGTGGTCACGCGCGCGGGCAAGGGCGTGGTGTATCGCGGCCTTTCAATCGCCTACGAGTTCCTGGGCACCACGGCCGCGGGCAAGCAGATGAGCCCGATCGTCGGCACCGTGCACGCACGGCGCATCCATGGCCCCGAAGACTTCGTGAGGCACGCGGGAGAAGAGTTCGCCTATGTGCTTTCGGGAGAAATCGAAGTGCACTTCGACAACGGCAAGGTCGTGCGCCTTGCACGCGGCGACTCGCTGTACTTCGACAGCCGCATCGGCCACGCCTATGTGAGCGTGAGCCGCCAGCTCGCAAGGATCGTGGGCATGACCACGGCGGAAAGCGGGCACATGAAGTCGGCGCGCGAGGCGTCGGAGCCGAAGCCGGTGCGCAAGGCCGCGGCAAAGAAGCTCCGCGGCAGCAGGAAGGAATGA
- a CDS encoding NAD(P)/FAD-dependent oxidoreductase produces the protein MTSNTPAPVAADYLVIGGGIAGASVAYWLAPHARVILLEREAQPGYHSTGRSAALFMESYGTAQVRALTMASRAFLEHPPEGFAEHPLLTPRGALMVADAEHVAELEAHWEVLRAMNTGAKRLSSEEAIEMVPALRPEQVAGGVYEPDASDMDVHAIHQGYLRGMRQAGGKLVCDAGVTALERVGDHWRVTAGDVVYEAPVVINAAGAWVDTIAQLADVRPIGIEPRRRSAFIFAPPEGCNVAHWPMVFSADEGWYIKPDAGMLLGSPANADPVEPQDVQPEELDVAFAIHRIEEATTLTIRRPTRTWAGLRSFVADGDLVGGFEPQAPGFFWLAAQGGYGIQTSPAMGEACAALARGLPVPQRIASFGLTAEMLGPQRLRVN, from the coding sequence ATGACTTCGAACACACCAGCGCCCGTTGCGGCCGACTATCTCGTGATTGGCGGCGGCATTGCCGGCGCCTCGGTGGCTTACTGGCTTGCGCCGCATGCCCGCGTGATCCTGCTCGAGCGCGAAGCCCAGCCCGGCTATCACTCCACCGGCCGCTCGGCCGCGCTCTTCATGGAAAGCTACGGCACGGCGCAGGTCCGCGCGCTCACCATGGCAAGCCGTGCGTTTCTCGAACATCCGCCCGAAGGTTTTGCCGAGCATCCGCTGCTCACGCCACGCGGTGCCTTGATGGTGGCCGACGCAGAGCACGTGGCCGAACTCGAGGCCCACTGGGAAGTGCTGCGCGCGATGAACACAGGCGCAAAGCGCCTCAGCAGCGAAGAAGCCATCGAGATGGTGCCGGCGCTGCGGCCCGAACAAGTGGCAGGCGGCGTCTATGAGCCCGATGCTTCCGACATGGACGTGCACGCCATTCACCAGGGCTACCTGCGCGGCATGCGGCAGGCCGGCGGCAAGCTGGTGTGCGACGCCGGCGTGACGGCGCTCGAACGAGTGGGCGACCACTGGCGCGTGACGGCGGGCGACGTGGTCTACGAAGCGCCGGTGGTCATCAATGCGGCGGGCGCGTGGGTCGACACCATTGCGCAACTGGCGGACGTGCGGCCCATCGGCATCGAGCCGCGCCGGCGCTCGGCGTTCATCTTCGCACCGCCCGAAGGCTGCAACGTCGCCCACTGGCCCATGGTGTTCAGCGCGGATGAGGGCTGGTACATCAAGCCCGACGCCGGCATGCTGCTCGGCTCGCCGGCCAACGCCGATCCGGTCGAGCCGCAGGACGTGCAGCCCGAAGAACTGGACGTCGCCTTTGCCATCCACCGCATCGAGGAAGCCACCACGCTCACCATTCGCCGCCCCACCCGCACATGGGCCGGCCTGCGCTCCTTCGTGGCCGATGGCGACCTGGTGGGCGGCTTCGAGCCCCAGGCGCCCGGCTTCTTCTGGCTGGCAGCGCAAGGGGGTTACGGCATCCAGACTTCGCCGGCCATGGGCGAGGCCTGTGCGGCACTCGCACGCGGATTGCCGGTGCCGCAGCGCATTGCGAGCTTTGGGCTCACGGCCGAAATGCTCGGGCCGCAGCGCTTGCGCGTCAACTGA